In Candidatus Nealsonbacteria bacterium DGGOD1a, one DNA window encodes the following:
- a CDS encoding Gfo/Idh/MocA family oxidoreductase, translated as MKFLIIGLGSMGKRRIRNLQYLNAGEVIGFDFSREKRDEAGEKYGIKTFENLNDALAQNPDTLIISTPPDKHNEYIKLAIEKKISAFVEASVLIEGLEELDALSRENKVFIAPSCTFRFHPAIAKIKEIVKGGEYGKVTNFVYYLGQYLPDWHPNESIKNFYVGKKETSGAREMVSFELTWITDILGLPENITGFFGKTLDMGVDIDDTYAFAMDFGDKFGSMLIDVVSRYATRSLTLNLEKAQIFWRWDEDCVKVYEADKKNWISIPYKKLSAALGYNENITEEMYIEEMKTFADAVSGRSVFPNTLEDDIKVLRLLNRIEQKQAL; from the coding sequence ATGAAATTTTTAATAATCGGATTGGGCTCAATGGGAAAAAGGAGAATTCGCAACCTCCAGTATTTAAATGCGGGGGAGGTTATCGGTTTTGATTTCAGCCGCGAGAAGCGCGATGAAGCTGGCGAAAAATACGGCATTAAAACTTTCGAAAACCTGAATGACGCGCTGGCTCAAAATCCAGATACGCTTATAATCTCCACGCCGCCCGACAAGCACAATGAATATATCAAACTGGCGATCGAGAAGAAAATTTCCGCGTTTGTCGAAGCGAGCGTTCTGATCGAGGGGCTGGAAGAGCTGGACGCGTTGTCGCGGGAGAATAAAGTTTTCATCGCGCCTTCCTGCACTTTCCGGTTTCATCCGGCGATTGCCAAAATCAAAGAAATTGTCAAAGGCGGCGAGTATGGCAAGGTGACCAATTTTGTTTATTACCTGGGCCAGTATTTGCCCGATTGGCATCCCAACGAGAGCATAAAAAATTTTTACGTTGGCAAAAAAGAAACCAGCGGCGCCCGGGAAATGGTTTCTTTTGAACTGACCTGGATCACCGATATCCTGGGCCTTCCCGAAAACATCACCGGATTTTTCGGCAAAACGCTGGATATGGGCGTTGATATCGACGATACCTACGCTTTCGCAATGGACTTCGGCGACAAATTCGGGAGCATGCTTATCGATGTTGTTTCAAGGTACGCGACGAGGAGCTTGACATTGAATTTGGAGAAAGCCCAAATTTTCTGGAGGTGGGACGAGGATTGCGTGAAGGTGTACGAGGCCGATAAAAAAAACTGGATCAGCATTCCTTATAAAAAATTGTCCGCGGCGCTCGGATACAACGAAAATATTACCGAAGAAATGTACATCGAAGAAATGAAAACTTTCGCCGATGCCGTCAGCGGGCGGAGTGTGTTTCCCAATACGCTCGAAGACGATATCAAGGTTCTGCGATTATTGAACAGGATAGAACAAAAACAAGCGCTATGA
- a CDS encoding acylneuraminate cytidylyltransferase family protein, with the protein MADKKQKIIAIIPARGGSKGLPGKNIKPLLGKPLIAWTIEHAKKSKYIDKLIVSTDDKKIAVISKKYGADIPFLRPKELAQDNSSTLDAIVHAIGWFEEKGECFDIIVLLEPTSPLRKKNDIDDAIELFIKNYERADSLVSLGAIQLEKPQIAKKIEKDFVIPFVKTKHAFHQRQQLAKAYFPYGVIYIVKTNALKKTGTFYTKKTIPYFIERWQNYEIDDLCDFICNEAIMENKLNNKSI; encoded by the coding sequence ATGGCGGATAAAAAACAAAAAATAATTGCCATTATTCCTGCGCGCGGCGGATCAAAGGGGTTGCCGGGGAAAAATATAAAACCGTTATTGGGGAAGCCCCTTATTGCCTGGACGATTGAACATGCAAAAAAAAGCAAATATATAGACAAACTGATAGTAAGCACAGATGACAAAAAAATTGCAGTAATTTCAAAGAAATATGGGGCAGATATTCCATTTTTAAGGCCGAAAGAATTGGCTCAAGATAATTCCTCGACGCTTGATGCGATTGTGCATGCAATTGGATGGTTCGAGGAAAAGGGAGAATGTTTCGATATTATTGTTTTACTGGAGCCAACATCTCCCTTAAGAAAGAAAAACGACATTGACGACGCAATCGAATTATTCATTAAAAATTACGAGAGAGCGGATTCATTGGTGAGTCTTGGCGCCATCCAGCTTGAAAAACCCCAGATAGCGAAAAAAATCGAAAAAGATTTCGTTATTCCATTCGTTAAAACAAAACACGCGTTTCACCAGAGGCAACAACTGGCAAAGGCTTATTTCCCTTATGGGGTGATTTATATCGTGAAAACAAACGCTTTAAAAAAAACCGGCACATTCTACACGAAAAAAACAATTCCTTATTTTATCGAAAGATGGCAAAATTACGAGATTGACGATTTATGTGATTTTATATGTAATGAGGCGATCATGGAAAACAAACTAAATAATAAATCAATATGA
- a CDS encoding DegT/DnrJ/EryC1/StrS family aminotransferase yields the protein MDFFDLKKQYHNLKAEIDAAVLKTLDSGVFIGGSEVENFEKEIAEFCGARHALSLNSGTDALVLSIKALGIGAGDEIIVPAFTYFATAEAVAIAGATPVFADIEKDGFNIDPNEIEKKITSKTKAIIPVHLFGQAADMDGILAIAKKHNLFVIEDAAQAVGAKYKEKFVGTIGDIGCFSLFPTKNLGVCGDGGFALTDNDDLAQRVKLLRAHGAKPEDKYTHLALGTNSRLDAIQAAIARVKLRHLNEFNKKRISNAKYYNESLDGCGVGLPTINDDGSHVFHQYTIRTARRGELVKYLKEKGVPTMVYYSTPLHLQPAFAYLGFKEGDFPVSEQAAKEVLSLPIYPELDRADHISIVSGMKSFFVD from the coding sequence ATGGATTTTTTTGACCTGAAAAAACAGTATCATAATTTGAAGGCGGAAATTGATGCGGCGGTTTTAAAAACGCTTGACAGCGGGGTTTTTATCGGCGGTTCGGAAGTGGAAAATTTTGAAAAAGAAATCGCGGAGTTTTGCGGCGCCAGACACGCGCTCTCATTGAATTCGGGTACCGACGCTTTGGTTTTGTCGATAAAAGCTTTGGGGATCGGCGCGGGCGACGAGATCATTGTTCCGGCGTTCACCTATTTTGCCACGGCCGAAGCGGTGGCGATCGCGGGCGCGACACCGGTTTTCGCGGATATCGAAAAAGACGGGTTCAATATTGATCCAAACGAAATTGAGAAAAAGATTACTTCCAAAACAAAAGCCATAATTCCGGTGCATCTTTTCGGCCAAGCCGCGGATATGGACGGGATTTTGGCAATCGCAAAAAAACACAATTTATTTGTCATCGAAGACGCGGCGCAGGCGGTGGGCGCCAAATACAAGGAAAAATTTGTCGGGACGATCGGCGATATCGGCTGTTTTTCCCTTTTTCCGACCAAGAATTTGGGCGTTTGCGGCGATGGCGGTTTCGCGCTGACAGATAACGATGATTTGGCGCAAAGGGTCAAGCTTTTGCGCGCGCATGGCGCCAAGCCGGAAGACAAATATACGCATTTGGCTTTGGGTACGAATTCCCGGCTGGACGCGATTCAGGCTGCGATCGCGCGGGTTAAGTTGCGGCATTTGAATGAATTCAATAAAAAAAGAATTTCCAACGCGAAATATTATAACGAAAGTTTGGATGGATGCGGTGTCGGATTGCCAACGATAAACGATGACGGATCGCATGTGTTTCATCAGTACACGATCAGGACGGCCCGCCGCGGCGAGCTGGTGAAATATTTGAAAGAAAAAGGCGTTCCGACAATGGTTTATTATTCGACGCCTCTGCATTTACAGCCGGCATTCGCTTATTTGGGTTTTAAAGAAGGAGATTTTCCGGTTTCCGAACAAGCCGCCAAAGAAGTTTTGAGTTTGCCGATCTATCCCGAATTGGATCGCGCCGACCATATATCGATTGTTTCGGGAATGAAAAGTTTTTTTGTCGATTAA
- a CDS encoding acetyltransferase yields the protein MDPIIHKTAEVSPQAKIGKGTRIWHNCQALAGAVIGKNCTIGHNCLIAADANIGNGVKIESNTDIWGGVTLEDYVFVGPSAVFTNDPHPRAKYPKKDFPAYGVWKPTLVKEGATIGANATIVCGVTIGKNAFIAAGAVVANDVPDYGLAMGVPARPAGWMCECGNKLVFKNGKAACLVCKRGYSKKGIKVAPTQ from the coding sequence ATGGATCCTATCATTCATAAAACCGCGGAAGTGTCGCCGCAAGCCAAGATTGGCAAAGGAACAAGAATATGGCATAATTGCCAAGCGCTGGCCGGCGCGGTTATCGGAAAAAATTGCACGATCGGCCATAATTGCTTAATTGCCGCCGATGCAAACATCGGGAATGGCGTTAAGATCGAATCAAATACCGATATTTGGGGCGGCGTTACGCTTGAAGATTATGTTTTTGTCGGTCCGTCGGCGGTATTCACCAACGACCCCCATCCGCGGGCAAAATATCCCAAAAAAGATTTTCCCGCTTACGGCGTGTGGAAGCCGACCTTGGTCAAGGAAGGCGCGACCATCGGCGCCAACGCCACGATTGTGTGCGGGGTAACGATTGGCAAAAACGCGTTTATTGCCGCGGGCGCGGTGGTGGCCAACGATGTGCCGGATTACGGATTGGCGATGGGAGTGCCGGCGCGTCCGGCCGGGTGGATGTGCGAGTGCGGCAATAAATTGGTTTTTAAAAATGGCAAAGCGGCTTGCTTGGTTTGCAAACGAGGATACTCTAAAAAGGGGATTAAGGTGGCACCCACTCAATAA
- a CDS encoding Gfo/Idh/MocA family oxidoreductase: protein MKYIVIGTGFIFRKHFEAIRQTGGEIVDVCDITHGRGEEWKKAVKNPDADCVVILTPNHLHYPIAIAANDAGKIVLSEKPLAIKSADVKDMAARKNIFAVQQLRYHPEVLRLEKEITKDQKYKVDIDILVYRDRHYFDGWKGDMEKSGGPLFVLGSHYFELLLYLFGPALEARMDFFDGKTGRGAIKGANYECDWRVSVDAKIDEPWKREFIINGEAVNFSAKENLAEENLHQFVYRDLQKGKGITPADVLPAIELIEKLYGSYHS from the coding sequence ATGAAGTACATTGTTATCGGTACAGGCTTTATTTTCCGCAAACATTTCGAGGCGATCCGGCAAACCGGCGGCGAGATCGTTGATGTGTGCGATATCACCCACGGCCGGGGAGAGGAGTGGAAAAAAGCCGTTAAAAATCCGGACGCGGATTGTGTTGTAATTTTGACGCCGAACCATTTGCATTATCCGATCGCGATCGCGGCCAACGACGCGGGTAAAATTGTGTTGTCGGAAAAACCGCTGGCGATAAAATCAGCCGATGTGAAAGATATGGCGGCTCGAAAAAACATCTTCGCGGTTCAGCAGCTGCGCTATCATCCCGAAGTTTTGCGGCTGGAAAAGGAAATTACGAAAGACCAAAAATATAAAGTTGACATCGATATCTTGGTGTATCGCGACCGGCATTATTTTGACGGCTGGAAAGGCGATATGGAAAAATCCGGCGGCCCGCTGTTCGTGTTGGGATCGCATTATTTCGAGTTGTTGCTGTACCTGTTCGGGCCGGCTCTGGAGGCGAGAATGGATTTTTTTGACGGCAAAACAGGCCGGGGTGCGATCAAAGGCGCGAATTACGAATGCGACTGGCGGGTGTCGGTGGACGCCAAGATCGACGAACCGTGGAAGCGGGAATTTATCATCAACGGTGAAGCGGTGAATTTTTCCGCCAAAGAAAATCTGGCCGAAGAAAATTTGCACCAATTCGTTTACCGGGATTTGCAAAAAGGCAAAGGCATAACGCCGGCCGATGTCTTGCCGGCGATTGAACTGATCGAAAAATTATATGGATCCTATCATTCATAA
- a CDS encoding nucleotide sugar dehydrogenase, with protein sequence MNLQDLIDQGKAKVAIIGMGYVGLPHAVEIANAGMQVFGLDIQQKRVDSLNRGESYIQDVKDADLQKIIAAGKFRASVDFSPVKDADVVIICVPTPLDKYKIPDISYIRDSSREAGKYLRPGQLIILESTTYPGTTDEVLLPLFEENGLKCGKDFYLAFAPERIDPGNKLPLNEVCKVVGGVTPECTKLAASFYSRFLKHVHPVSSARAAEMTKILENTYRLVNISMINEMAMLAGKMGIDIWEVIEAAKTKPYGFQAFYPSPKVGGHCIPLDPFYLSWKAREYNFWAHFIELAGEINEQMPHYTVSFVNSVLNRKNKSIKGSRILVFGVAYKKDINDPRESAASEVISDLMRKGAVVDYYDPFVREFAIAPGNYLIKNTEPVKMESIDYNPESLKNYDLVLILTDHSGIDYDELAKSANLVADTRNAIKSRDYKNVFWFGVTAPKNK encoded by the coding sequence ATGAATCTGCAAGATTTGATCGATCAAGGGAAAGCGAAGGTCGCGATTATCGGGATGGGTTATGTGGGATTGCCGCACGCGGTGGAAATTGCCAATGCCGGAATGCAAGTTTTTGGTTTGGATATCCAGCAGAAACGGGTTGATTCCCTCAATCGGGGCGAATCGTATATCCAGGATGTGAAAGACGCGGATTTGCAAAAAATTATTGCTGCTGGAAAGTTTAGGGCCTCGGTTGACTTCTCGCCGGTCAAAGACGCGGATGTGGTGATTATTTGCGTTCCCACGCCGCTGGACAAATATAAAATTCCCGATATTTCCTATATCAGGGATTCTTCGCGCGAAGCCGGGAAATATCTGCGTCCCGGCCAGCTCATTATTCTGGAAAGCACGACCTATCCGGGCACGACCGACGAGGTCTTGTTGCCGTTGTTCGAAGAGAACGGCTTGAAATGCGGTAAAGATTTTTATCTGGCGTTCGCGCCCGAGCGCATTGATCCGGGCAACAAGCTGCCGCTCAATGAAGTGTGCAAGGTGGTGGGCGGGGTCACGCCGGAATGCACGAAATTGGCGGCGAGTTTCTATTCGCGGTTTTTGAAGCATGTGCATCCGGTGTCGTCGGCGCGAGCGGCGGAGATGACCAAAATTTTGGAAAATACTTACCGTCTGGTCAATATCTCGATGATCAACGAGATGGCGATGCTCGCGGGCAAAATGGGGATTGATATCTGGGAAGTGATTGAAGCGGCCAAGACCAAGCCCTATGGATTCCAAGCCTTTTACCCGTCGCCCAAGGTGGGTGGGCACTGTATTCCGTTGGATCCGTTTTATCTTTCGTGGAAAGCGCGGGAATATAATTTTTGGGCGCATTTTATCGAACTGGCCGGCGAGATTAACGAACAAATGCCGCATTACACGGTGTCGTTTGTCAATTCGGTTTTGAATCGGAAAAACAAATCGATCAAGGGTTCGCGGATCCTGGTTTTTGGCGTGGCTTATAAAAAAGACATCAATGATCCGCGCGAATCCGCGGCGAGCGAAGTGATTTCGGATTTGATGCGCAAAGGGGCGGTTGTCGATTATTACGATCCGTTCGTTCGGGAATTCGCGATTGCTCCGGGAAATTACTTGATAAAAAATACGGAACCGGTGAAAATGGAATCCATTGATTACAATCCGGAATCGCTGAAAAATTACGATTTGGTTTTGATTTTAACCGACCATTCCGGTATTGATTACGATGAATTGGCGAAATCAGCGAACTTGGTGGCCGACACTCGCAACGCCATAAAATCGCGGGATTACAAAAATGTTTTTTGGTTCGGAGTGACGGCGCCGAAAAACAAATAA